Proteins encoded together in one Lathyrus oleraceus cultivar Zhongwan6 chromosome 5, CAAS_Psat_ZW6_1.0, whole genome shotgun sequence window:
- the LOC127087343 gene encoding probable F-box protein At1g44080 has product MMNSRTNEGKRMGVAELPQEIIELISKRLTIYSDYLRFRCVCRTWNSSLPKTPLHLPPQLPWLMLSHNSFFDLTANKLHLLNLPLSRICGSSFGWLVILHQISEIRLLNPITQVTLSLPSLYTLPELVRKHLDHNNNRFLNKVVLSSSPSRSDDFAALAILNPSELAFCKKSYDSWFLFSVNENHLWMDVVSKNGLFYAVSSEGMIAVCDVEGSKVSIIKTTDSINLWNAIYYAVFSGEDMLLVYRYLLKKNVSQTERFRILKMNWNVLKWEEIHSLGENMLFVGQKSCVSFSAADFVGCRRNCIYSVRKDDISIFSLSNNSIELWPHYPLNIDRSLGCPIWITPNPG; this is encoded by the coding sequence ATGATGAATAGTAGAACAAATGAAGGAAAAAGAATGGGCGTAGCTGAATTACCACAGGAAATCATTGAATTGATATCCAAAAGGTTGACTATCTACTCCGACTATCTCCGATTCCGATGCGTATGTCGCACCTGGAATTCCTCTCTTCCCAAAACCCCTCTCCATCTACCACCTCAACTCCCATGGCTCATGCTTTCTCACAATTCCTTCTTCGACCTCACCGCCAACAAACTCCACCTCCTCAATCTCCCTCTATCTCGTATCTGCGGTTCTTCTTTTGGCTGGCTCGTCATTCTCCACCAAATCTCTGAGATTCGTCTTCTCAACCCTATAACACAAGTCACACTTTCTCTTCCTTCTCTCTACACTTTGCCAGAGTTGGTTAGAAAGCATTTGGATCATAATAATAACCGTTTCCTTAACAAAGTTGTCTTGTCGTCTAGCCCTTCGCGTAGCGACGACTTTGCTGCATTGGCCATTCTTAATCCTAGTGAGTTAGCATTCTGTAAAAAAAGCTACGATTCTTGGTTTCTCTTTAGTGTGAATGAAAATCACCTATGGATGGATGTTGTATCCAAAAACGGTTTGTTTTATGCTGTGAGCTCAGAAGGAATGATAGCGGTGTGTGATGTTGAAGGCTCTAAAGTCTCCATTATTAAGACGACAGACTCTATCAATTTATGGAATGCAATTTACTATGCTGTGTTTTCCGGGGAGGACATGTTGTTGGTTTATCGGTATTTACTAAAGAAAAATGTATCTCAGACAGAAAGGTTTCGAATTTTAAAGATGAATTGGAATGTGCTAAAGTGGGAAGAAATTCATAGTTTGGGCGAAAACATGTTGTTTGTAGGGCAAAAGTCTTGTGTTTCTTTTTCTGCTGCTGATTTTGTTGGATGTCGTCGAAATTGTATCTATTCTGTTAGGAAAGATGATATTAGCATCTTTAGTTTATCAAATAACAGCATTGAGTTATGGCCCCATTATCCACTAAATATAGATCGTAGTTTGGGATGTCCAATTTGGATTACACCAAATCCGGGATGA